GCTAAGGAAGACGGATTTGTAAAATGAAACCCATAAACAGTACCACTAGTTAAATTTTTATTTAATATTTTAAAAGTTGTACTACTTTCAGATATAGTTTCTCCAAATTTATACTGGCGTGCATTGTCCCATTCTTCATCTGCATTTATGAGTGAAAATGTCTGATCATCTTTAAATTTTATCTTGTAATTTGGAAGTTCTCTCAAGTTACTATCTGCCTCAATATTTATTATTACCTCAAATGGAGCGAACCTGACAGGATAAATTTCAGTAGTACGAATATTGCCTTCTTGATAGTAATAGACACGCATATCCATCTTTTCACAAACTCGTCTTATGAAAGGGTATGAGCGTATAAATTTAACTTCAGAGGATAAGCGTTTGCTACCTCCAAACATATCTTGTGAATATAGTAATGCTACTGGAGAAGATGACTTTCTATTATCTTTTACTTGAATAGATGCACCTATCGTATAAACAGGAGTAGCATAATAGGTCTTCCACCAAGCAATTGCACTTGCTAAACCAATACAAAACACAATAAAAAATTTATTTTTCCAAAGTGTATAAATAACTTTTTTGGGACTAAAAGCATCGACATCAGCTTTTGATAACATTGTCTGATTACCTTGTACTTGACTACTTTGGCTACCATTCATAGCGGTAGTGATTACATCTTGTTGAATATCCAATTTATAGAGAAATTTGCTTTAAATTCATTTGATTAATAACTCATACTTTTTTACAAAAGTAAGTATTTGCAAAAATACGCATTTTTGGCAGAAGCAGGAATATTATACTATTAAATTTTGCATAAAAAGATTTTATATATTCCGACAAAACAACATTTTTTATTGAAAGTCATTTTTTTTACAAAAAATAAGAAAAGTAATTATCTGCCTGCCGTTCTCAATTGCGAATAAAATTTTCATTAGTTAGAAATAAATAAAAATATATGAAATAATATTACAGTCTAAGATGAAATAACATAGTTTAATAGAAAACAAAAAGACTAAAAAAAATATCCTTCTTAAAAGCGATAAAACATATAGTTGCTTTATTTTCTATAAAAAATCAAAATTAGATAACTTCTTTAGAGTGAGTTAGCAAACTCTTTGTTACTTTTGTGGCTACAAATTATTTTAAACTTGATTTTATGCCAAATTTTTGTTCTACCTATTTCTCTAGATACGTGTTACGTTTTCTATATAGTGCCGTTATTTGTTTTCCTTTCCTGCTTTCTAGTTGTGAAAACTGTACTTTTATAAGTGATAATGTACAATTTGCTGCTGTTTCTTTTTATGATGCTAATAACAAAGCAACCGAGAAGACATTTAATAAAATTGTAGGGGTGTTTACTCGTTCTAACACAGAAATGCCTAATTCGTTAGAAGATACAACTGCAACTATTTTTGAGCTACCTATTTTTAGTCGTTCTGATACGACAATGTTTGTTTTTTATAAATATGTTACTCTAAATTCAGTTCGTGATACCATTAAGGATACATTAACAATGAGTTATAAAGTAAATGTAGAAGTTTTGCCTCCAGATTGTGGTTATGATGAAGCAATTAATGATTTAGAAATAATTTATCATACTTTTAGTAACGTAGAAGTGTTGAGAGCAGAATTAAAAGAGGTAAATAGTGATAACCCTTTGCCTCACATAAAAATTATTGAATAACTTTATTTAGACTTTAGTAAACTAAAA
This is a stretch of genomic DNA from Bernardetia sp. MNP-M8. It encodes these proteins:
- a CDS encoding DUF6452 family protein yields the protein MPNFCSTYFSRYVLRFLYSAVICFPFLLSSCENCTFISDNVQFAAVSFYDANNKATEKTFNKIVGVFTRSNTEMPNSLEDTTATIFELPIFSRSDTTMFVFYKYVTLNSVRDTIKDTLTMSYKVNVEVLPPDCGYDEAINDLEIIYHTFSNVEVLRAELKEVNSDNPLPHIKIIE